A stretch of Hypomesus transpacificus isolate Combined female chromosome 7, fHypTra1, whole genome shotgun sequence DNA encodes these proteins:
- the gys2 gene encoding glycogen [starch] synthase, liver isoform X1, whose translation MPLTRSLSMSSLSGLPLWEDEDLPVEDLLLFEVAWEVTNKVGGIYTVIQTKAKITVDEWGENLFMMGPYYGHNFKTQVEACDPPNPAIKKAMDALNTNGCQVHFGRWLIEGSPYVILFDIEAAAWNLDRWRGDLWDTCGIGMPFNDREANDALIFGSLIAWFFKELTDQTGDMPNVIAHFHEWQAGAGLILIRSRKIPVATVFTTHATLLGRYLCAGNVDFYNNLDKFNVDQEAGERQIYHRYCLERAAVHCAHVFTTVSQITAAEASHMLHRKPDVVTPNGLNVKKFSAMHEFQNLHSTNKNRIQEFIRGHFYGHLDFNLEKTLCFFIAGRYEFSNKGADIFLESLSRLNYLLRVHKSDVTVVVFFIMPAKTNNFNVETLKGQAVRKQLWDTAHSVKEKFGKRLYEALLKGEIPDMNTILNRDDFSIMKRAIFATQRHTLPPVTTHNMLEDASDPILANVRRIGLFNSRTDRVKIVFHPEFLSSTSPLLPMDYEEFVRGCHLGVFPSYYEPWGYTPGECTVMGIPSVTTNLSGFGCFMEDHVSDPAAYGIYIVDRRFRSADESCNQLTQFMLSFCQQSRRQRIIQRNRTERLSDLLDWRYLGRFYQHARHLALSRAFPDKFQMDPLVPPKTQGFRYPRPASVPPSPSASLHSTPHHSDEDDDEDYDEDVEAERDRLNIKAPFSLRDVLEGEKKLPGESGN comes from the exons ATGCCCCTGACTCGATCCTTGTCCATGAGCTCCCTTAGCGGCCTTCCCCTGTGGGAGGACGAGGACCTCCCCGTGGAAGACTTGCTGCTGTTTGAAGTAGCCTGGGAAGTCACCAACAAAG TGGGGGGTATCTACACAGTGATCCAGACCAAGGCTAAGATAACAGTGGATGAATGGGGGGAGAATCTCTTCATGATGGGGCCGTACTATGGGCACAACTTCAAGACCCAGGTGGAGGCATGCGACCCTCCAAACCCTGCCATAAAGAAAGCCATGGACGCGCTCAACACCAACGGCTGCCAG GTCCACTTTGGGCGCTGGTTGATAGAGGGCAGCCCCTATGTGATCCTGTTTGACATCGAGGCAGCCGCCTGGAACCTGGACCGCTGGAGAGGGGACCTGTGGGACACCTGTGGTATCGGCATGCCTTTTAACGACCGAGAGGCCAATGACGCGCTCATCTTTGGATCCCTGATAGCCTGGTTCTTCAAAGAG TTGACGGACCAAACAGGGGACATGCCAAATGTCATCGCTCACTTCCACGAATGGCAGGCCGGGGCGGGGCTTATTCTCATCCGCTCACGGAAGATCCCCGTGGCAACCGTGTTCACGACCCATGCCACTTTGCTGGGCCGGTACCTGTGTGCTGGCAATGTGGACTTCTATAACAACCTGGACAAA TTCAACGTCGAccaggaggctggggagaggcaaATCTACCACCGAtactgtctggagagggctgctgTCCACTGTGCTCATGTCTTCACAACAGTGTCCCAGATCACTGCTGCGGAAGCCAGCCACATGCTGCACAGGAAGCCAG ATGTGGTGACCCCCAACGGTCTGAACGTGAAGAAGTTTTCAGCCATGCATGAATTTCAGAACCTCCACTCCACCAACAAGAACCGGATCCAGGAGTTCATCCGTGGACATTTCTACGG CCACCTGGACTTCAACCTGGAGAAGACCCTTTGCTTCTTCATAGCAGGACGCTATGAGTTCTCCAACAAGGGAGCAGACATTTTCCTGGAGTCTCTGTCCAGACTCAACTACCTGCTGAGG GTGCATAAGAGTGATGTGACAGTGGTGGTGTTCTTCATCATGCCAGCAAAGACTAACAACTTCAACGTGGAAACACTGAAGGGACAGGCCGTACGCAAACAACTCTG GGACACTGCTCACAGTGTGAAGGAGAAGTTTGGGAAGCGACTGTATGAGGCCTTGTTAAA AGGGGAAATCCCTGACATGAACACTATCCTGAACAGAGATGATTTCAGCATCATGAAGAGAGCCATCTTTGCTACACAG agacacactctccctccaGTAACCACTCACAACATGCTTGAGGACGCGTCGGACCCCATCCTGGCCAACGTGCGGCGTATCGGCCTCTTCAACTCTCGCACGGACCGCGTCAAG ATAGTATTCCACCCAGAGTTCCTGTCCTCCACCAGTCCCCTGCTGCCTATGGACTACGAGGAGTTTGTACGAGGCTGTCACCTGGGAGTCTTCCCCTCCTACTATGAGCCCTGGGGATACACACCGG GTGAGTGCACGGTGATGGGGATACCCAGTGTCACCACCAACCTGTCTGGTTTCGGTTGTTTCATGGAGGACCATGTCTCAGACCCCGCCGCATATG ggatTTACATTGTGGACCGAAGGTTTCGCTCGGCTGATGAGTCATGCAACCAGCTGACCCAGTTCATGCTCTCCTTCTGTCAGCAGTCCAGACGACAACGCATCATCCAGCGGAACCGCACAGAGAGGCTGTCTGACCTGCTGGACTGGAGGTACCTGGGACGG TTCTACCAGCATGCCCGCCACTTGGCCCTAAGCAGAGCCTTCCCTGACAAGTTCCAGATGGATCCTCTGGTCCCTCCTAAG ACTCAGGGATTCCGTTACCCCCGGCCCGCctctgtgcccccctccccatctgccTCCCTAcactccaccccccaccacagTGATGAAGACGATGACGAGGACTATGATGAAGatgtagaggcagagagagataggctgAACATTAAAGCGCCTTTCTCTCTAAGGGACGTGCTTGAGGGCGAGAAAAAACTGCCAGGAGAGTCTGGCAACTga
- the gys2 gene encoding glycogen [starch] synthase, liver isoform X2 yields the protein MPLTRSLSMSSLSGLPLWEDEDLPVEDLLLFEVAWEVTNKVGGIYTVIQTKAKITVDEWGENLFMMGPYYGHNFKTQVEACDPPNPAIKKAMDALNTNGCQLTDQTGDMPNVIAHFHEWQAGAGLILIRSRKIPVATVFTTHATLLGRYLCAGNVDFYNNLDKFNVDQEAGERQIYHRYCLERAAVHCAHVFTTVSQITAAEASHMLHRKPDVVTPNGLNVKKFSAMHEFQNLHSTNKNRIQEFIRGHFYGHLDFNLEKTLCFFIAGRYEFSNKGADIFLESLSRLNYLLRVHKSDVTVVVFFIMPAKTNNFNVETLKGQAVRKQLWDTAHSVKEKFGKRLYEALLKGEIPDMNTILNRDDFSIMKRAIFATQRHTLPPVTTHNMLEDASDPILANVRRIGLFNSRTDRVKIVFHPEFLSSTSPLLPMDYEEFVRGCHLGVFPSYYEPWGYTPGECTVMGIPSVTTNLSGFGCFMEDHVSDPAAYGIYIVDRRFRSADESCNQLTQFMLSFCQQSRRQRIIQRNRTERLSDLLDWRYLGRFYQHARHLALSRAFPDKFQMDPLVPPKTQGFRYPRPASVPPSPSASLHSTPHHSDEDDDEDYDEDVEAERDRLNIKAPFSLRDVLEGEKKLPGESGN from the exons ATGCCCCTGACTCGATCCTTGTCCATGAGCTCCCTTAGCGGCCTTCCCCTGTGGGAGGACGAGGACCTCCCCGTGGAAGACTTGCTGCTGTTTGAAGTAGCCTGGGAAGTCACCAACAAAG TGGGGGGTATCTACACAGTGATCCAGACCAAGGCTAAGATAACAGTGGATGAATGGGGGGAGAATCTCTTCATGATGGGGCCGTACTATGGGCACAACTTCAAGACCCAGGTGGAGGCATGCGACCCTCCAAACCCTGCCATAAAGAAAGCCATGGACGCGCTCAACACCAACGGCTGCCAG TTGACGGACCAAACAGGGGACATGCCAAATGTCATCGCTCACTTCCACGAATGGCAGGCCGGGGCGGGGCTTATTCTCATCCGCTCACGGAAGATCCCCGTGGCAACCGTGTTCACGACCCATGCCACTTTGCTGGGCCGGTACCTGTGTGCTGGCAATGTGGACTTCTATAACAACCTGGACAAA TTCAACGTCGAccaggaggctggggagaggcaaATCTACCACCGAtactgtctggagagggctgctgTCCACTGTGCTCATGTCTTCACAACAGTGTCCCAGATCACTGCTGCGGAAGCCAGCCACATGCTGCACAGGAAGCCAG ATGTGGTGACCCCCAACGGTCTGAACGTGAAGAAGTTTTCAGCCATGCATGAATTTCAGAACCTCCACTCCACCAACAAGAACCGGATCCAGGAGTTCATCCGTGGACATTTCTACGG CCACCTGGACTTCAACCTGGAGAAGACCCTTTGCTTCTTCATAGCAGGACGCTATGAGTTCTCCAACAAGGGAGCAGACATTTTCCTGGAGTCTCTGTCCAGACTCAACTACCTGCTGAGG GTGCATAAGAGTGATGTGACAGTGGTGGTGTTCTTCATCATGCCAGCAAAGACTAACAACTTCAACGTGGAAACACTGAAGGGACAGGCCGTACGCAAACAACTCTG GGACACTGCTCACAGTGTGAAGGAGAAGTTTGGGAAGCGACTGTATGAGGCCTTGTTAAA AGGGGAAATCCCTGACATGAACACTATCCTGAACAGAGATGATTTCAGCATCATGAAGAGAGCCATCTTTGCTACACAG agacacactctccctccaGTAACCACTCACAACATGCTTGAGGACGCGTCGGACCCCATCCTGGCCAACGTGCGGCGTATCGGCCTCTTCAACTCTCGCACGGACCGCGTCAAG ATAGTATTCCACCCAGAGTTCCTGTCCTCCACCAGTCCCCTGCTGCCTATGGACTACGAGGAGTTTGTACGAGGCTGTCACCTGGGAGTCTTCCCCTCCTACTATGAGCCCTGGGGATACACACCGG GTGAGTGCACGGTGATGGGGATACCCAGTGTCACCACCAACCTGTCTGGTTTCGGTTGTTTCATGGAGGACCATGTCTCAGACCCCGCCGCATATG ggatTTACATTGTGGACCGAAGGTTTCGCTCGGCTGATGAGTCATGCAACCAGCTGACCCAGTTCATGCTCTCCTTCTGTCAGCAGTCCAGACGACAACGCATCATCCAGCGGAACCGCACAGAGAGGCTGTCTGACCTGCTGGACTGGAGGTACCTGGGACGG TTCTACCAGCATGCCCGCCACTTGGCCCTAAGCAGAGCCTTCCCTGACAAGTTCCAGATGGATCCTCTGGTCCCTCCTAAG ACTCAGGGATTCCGTTACCCCCGGCCCGCctctgtgcccccctccccatctgccTCCCTAcactccaccccccaccacagTGATGAAGACGATGACGAGGACTATGATGAAGatgtagaggcagagagagataggctgAACATTAAAGCGCCTTTCTCTCTAAGGGACGTGCTTGAGGGCGAGAAAAAACTGCCAGGAGAGTCTGGCAACTga
- the kiss2 gene encoding kisspeptin 2: MGFDRMMILALVLFCGIRQYGTLGMSLNGFGSSEWTDNTGLSLPARVRGSTVVTKREFEGLHLPDDQNLCYLLKEKEDERQIICQNRLTRSKFNFNPFGLRFGKRNNGYRSQIGITKSRPKKLSILFNIK; this comes from the exons ATGGGTTTTGACAGAATGATGATTTTGGCATTGGTCCTGTTTTGTGGTATTCGTCAATATGGAACTCTGGGGATGTCTCTAAATGGCTTTGGAAGTTCTGAGTGGACAGATAATACAG GACTCTCGCTGCCTGCCAGGGTTCGAGGGAGCACTGTGGTGACAAAAAGAGAGTTTGAGGGGCTTCATTTACCTGACGACCAGAATCTGTGTTACCttttaaaagagaaagaagaCGAAAGACAGATTATCTGCCAAAACCGGCTAACTCGGAGTAAATTTAATTTCAACCCGTTTGGGCTTCGTTTTGGAAAGCGAAACAATGGTTACAGATCCCAAATCGGTATTACAAAATCCAGACCGAAAAAACTGTCAATTTTATTTAATATCAAATAA
- the ldhba gene encoding L-lactate dehydrogenase B-A chain, which translates to MSSVMQKLITPLASGPSEPPRNKVTVVGVGQVGMACAISILLRDLADELALVDVMEDRLKGEMMDLQHGSLFLKTSKIVADKDYAVTANSRIVVVTAGVRQQEGESRLNLVQRNVNVFRAIIPQIIKYSPNCTLVVVSNPVDVLTYVTWKLSGLPKNRVIGSGTNLDSARFRYLMAERLGIHSSSFNGWILGEHGDSSVPVWSGANVAGVNLQKLNPEIGTDGDKEHWKQTHKEVVDSAYEVIKLKGYTNWAIGLSVADLTESLVKNMSRIHPVSTMVKDMYGIGEEVFLSLPCVLNSSGVGSVVNMTLNDDEVAQLKKSADTLWGIQKDLKDL; encoded by the exons ATGTCGTCTGTCATGCAGAAACTGATCACCCCCCTGGCCAGTGGGCCTTCCGAACCCCCCAGGAACAAGGTGacggtggtgggggtgggacaGGTTGGCATGGCCTGTGCCATTAGCATCCTCCTCAGG gACCTGGCTGATGAGCTGGCCCTGGTGGATGTGATGGAGGACAGACTGAAGGGAGAGATGATGGACCTGCAGCATGGCAGCCTCTTCCTCAAGACCTCAAAGATTGTGGCTGACAAAG ATTATGCAGTGACCGCCAACTCCCGTATTGTGGTGGTGACGGCTGGCGTGCGccagcaggaaggagagagcaggcTCAACCTGGTCCAGAGGAACGTTAACGTTTTCAGAGCCATCATCCCTCAGATCATCAAATACAGCCCCAACTGCACCCTCGTGGTCGTCTCCAACCCAG TGGACGTTTTGACCTATGTCACCTGGAAGCTCAGCGGCCTGCCCAAGAACCGTGTCATCGGCAGTGGCACCAACCTGGACTCTGCCCGCTTCCGCTACCTGATGGCTGAGCGCCTGGGCATCCACTCCAGCAGCTTCAACGGCTGGATCCTGGGGGAGCACGGAGACTCCAGCG TGCCTGTGTGGAGCGGTGCCAACGTGGCAGGAGTCAACCTGCAGAAGCTCAACCCTGAGATCGGCACTGACGGAGACAAGGAGCACTGGAAGCAGACGCACAAAGAGGTGGTAGACAG TGCCTACGAGGTGATCAAGCTGAAGGGCTACACCAACTGGGCCATCGGCCTGAGTGTGGCTGACCTAACGGAGAGCCTTGTCAAGAACATGAGCAGGATCCACCCTGTCTCCACCATGGTCAAG GACATGTATGGCATCGGCGAGGAGGTGTTCCTGAGCCTGCCCTGCGTGCTGAACAGCAGCGGCGTGGGCAGCGTGGTCAACATGACCCTGAACGACGACGAGGTGGCCCAGCTCAAGAAGAGCGCCGACACCCTCTGGGGAATCCAGAAGGATCTGAAAGACCTGTAG